The following proteins come from a genomic window of Phnomibacter ginsenosidimutans:
- the rpsD gene encoding 30S ribosomal protein S4 has product MARYTGPKTKISRIFGEPILGNGKYLGKNSNPPGQHGAARKRKQLGEYAMQLKEKQKAKYTYGVLERQFYKTFVEAARRKGVTGENLIKLLEARLDNTVFRLGIAPSRPAARQLVSHKHVCVNGEVVNIPSFQLKPGDVITLAPKAAHNTAFTSVIRGKNAKFSWLDWNESEQKGTFIAYPERESVPENIREQLIVELYSK; this is encoded by the coding sequence ATGGCACGTTACACAGGTCCAAAGACCAAAATCAGCCGCATTTTCGGCGAGCCCATTCTGGGCAATGGTAAGTATTTAGGCAAAAACAGCAATCCTCCCGGCCAGCACGGTGCCGCCCGTAAGCGTAAGCAATTGGGTGAGTACGCTATGCAGCTGAAGGAAAAGCAGAAAGCAAAGTACACTTACGGTGTATTGGAGCGTCAGTTCTACAAAACTTTCGTAGAGGCTGCTCGTCGTAAGGGTGTTACAGGTGAAAACCTGATCAAATTGCTGGAAGCTCGTTTGGACAACACTGTTTTCCGCCTTGGTATTGCTCCTAGTCGTCCTGCTGCACGCCAATTGGTAAGCCACAAACACGTTTGTGTAAATGGAGAAGTGGTAAACATTCCTTCATTCCAACTGAAGCCCGGTGATGTCATCACTTTGGCTCCTAAAGCCGCTCACAATACCGCTTTCACCAGCGTTATCCGTGGCAAAAACGCTAAGTTTAGCTGGCTGGATTGGAATGAAAGCGAGCAGAAAGGTACTTTCATCGCTTATCCTGAAAGGGAAAGCGTACCTGAAAACATCAGGGAGCAAC
- the rpsK gene encoding 30S ribosomal protein S11: MVKVDVAGDVHVNATFNNIIISITNKQGQVISWSSAGKMGFKGSKKNTPYAAQVAAADAARVALDAGMKRADVYVKGPGSGREGAIRSISQSGIEVTSIKDVTPLPHNGCRPPKKRRV; encoded by the coding sequence GTGGTAAAAGTGGATGTAGCCGGCGACGTACACGTTAACGCTACATTCAACAACATTATCATTAGCATTACCAACAAGCAAGGCCAGGTGATTAGCTGGAGCAGTGCTGGTAAAATGGGTTTCAAGGGTAGCAAGAAAAATACTCCCTATGCCGCTCAGGTTGCCGCTGCCGATGCTGCCCGTGTAGCCCTCGACGCCGGTATGAAACGTGCTGATGTTTACGTGAAAGGTCCAGGTAGCGGCCGCGAAGGTGCTATCCGTTCTATTTCTCAAAGCGGTATTGAAGTAACTTCTATTAAGGATGTGACTCCGCTGCCACACAATGGCTGCCGTCCTCCTAAGAAGCGTCGCGTATAA
- the rpsM gene encoding 30S ribosomal protein S13, translated as MARIAGIDLPKNKRGEIGLTYIYGIGRSTAQYILTKAEIDFSKKVSQWNDDELNAIRTIINDELKVEGALRSEVSMNIKRLMDIACYRGLRHRKGLPLRGQRTRTNSRTRKGKRKTVAGKKKAPKK; from the coding sequence ATGGCTCGTATTGCCGGTATTGACCTCCCCAAAAACAAGCGTGGCGAAATAGGCCTTACCTATATCTATGGTATTGGTCGTAGCACTGCACAGTACATTTTGACAAAAGCTGAAATCGACTTCAGCAAAAAAGTAAGTCAGTGGAATGACGATGAGCTGAATGCCATCCGTACCATCATCAACGACGAACTGAAAGTTGAAGGTGCACTGCGTAGCGAAGTGAGCATGAACATCAAGCGTTTGATGGACATCGCTTGTTACCGTGGTCTCCGTCACCGTAAAGGTCTGCCTTTGCGTGGCCAGCGTACCCGTACCAACAGCCGTACTCGTAAGGGTAAGCGTAAGACAGTTGCCGGTAAGAAGAAGGCACCTAAGAAGTAA
- the ykgO gene encoding type B 50S ribosomal protein L36 — protein MKVRASVKKRSADCKIVRRKGKLYIINKKNPRYKQRQG, from the coding sequence ATGAAAGTTCGTGCATCAGTAAAAAAGCGTAGCGCAGACTGCAAAATTGTACGTCGCAAAGGAAAGCTGTACATTATCAATAAAAAGAACCCCCGCTATAAGCAGCGTCAGGGATAA
- the infA gene encoding translation initiation factor IF-1 — MSKQSLIKQDGVIIEALSNAMFRVRLENGHEVISTISGKMRMHYIRILPGDKVGVEMSPYDLTRGRIIFRYK; from the coding sequence ATGTCGAAGCAATCACTCATTAAACAGGACGGCGTAATTATAGAAGCTCTGTCGAATGCCATGTTCAGGGTTCGCCTTGAAAATGGTCACGAAGTTATTAGTACGATTTCTGGTAAAATGAGAATGCACTACATCCGCATTTTGCCCGGCGATAAAGTTGGCGTAGAAATGAGCCCATACGACCTCACACGTGGACGGATCATTTTCAGGTATAAATAG
- a CDS encoding DUF4251 domain-containing protein, whose protein sequence is MRTLFNTLVIVSMAVLLAGCAAPSFSDGMTSVARQTAVKTAVDARQYSFKAMTAATQKGRNINLTSAYGIVVKPDMLSCDLPFFGTSFGGSAYGGEGAIRFESKQFEYSAEPGKKNGWTVTIVPKDKPEVQKIMMMIGAEGYTTVTVISTNRSAMNYYGNLEWK, encoded by the coding sequence ATGAGAACCCTTTTCAATACGCTTGTGATTGTATCTATGGCTGTACTGCTGGCAGGTTGTGCTGCCCCATCTTTTAGTGACGGTATGACCAGCGTTGCCCGTCAAACTGCAGTGAAAACAGCCGTTGATGCCCGGCAGTATTCTTTTAAGGCCATGACAGCTGCCACTCAAAAGGGCAGGAATATCAATCTTACTTCTGCTTATGGTATTGTAGTAAAGCCAGACATGCTTAGTTGTGATTTGCCCTTTTTCGGCACTTCATTTGGCGGGTCTGCCTATGGTGGTGAAGGAGCCATCAGGTTTGAGTCGAAACAATTTGAATATTCTGCTGAGCCAGGCAAGAAAAACGGGTGGACCGTGACAATAGTACCGAAAGACAAACCCGAGGTGCAAAAAATCATGATGATGATAGGCGCAGAAGGATACACTACCGTTACCGTTATCAGTACAAATCGTTCGGCCATGAATTATTATGGCAATCTGGAATGGAAGTGA